From the genome of Streptomyces spinoverrucosus:
GTCCAGTACCCTCCCGGCGACCCCGGCGCCCCACCGCACCGGCACGCGGGACCCGCTTTCGGCTACATGCTGGAGGGGGAGATGCTCTTCGAGCTGGAGGGCGAGCCCGAGCGGGTGATCAAAGCCGGGGAGACCTTCTGGGAACCGGGCGGCGACGTCATCCACTACCAGGACGGGAACAACCGGACGGACTCCTGGAGCCGCTTCGTCGTCACCATGATGTGCGCGCCGGGTCAGCCCATGCTCACCCTGGTCGACGACGAAGAACTGGCCCGACGTCAACACCTGCGAGCTCCCCGTCCGGGCACCTGACCGGAGCCGTCAGGTCTCTTCCATCGCCACGAGTCGCCGACCGGTGCGCCCGGACTTAGCGTTGAGGTATCCCCCGAACTCGCATCGACTTCCTCCACCGAAAGGAGCCGACTCGTGGTCAACCACGTCCTCGAGCCGGAGGCGCAGGAAATCGCGGACGCGACCGCGAATCCTCCCTTCCTCTACGAACTCGGTCCGGAGGGCGCCCGCAAGGTGCTCGATGACATCCAGGCAGCCCCCATCGACAAGGCCGAGGTCGGCGAGGACAAGTGGATCACTGTCCCGGCCCAGGTCGGAGACGTGCGGGTCCGGCTCATCAAGCCGGTGGACGCCACCGGGCCACTGCCGGTGATCCTCTACATCCACGGCGGCGGGTG
Proteins encoded in this window:
- a CDS encoding cupin domain-containing protein — translated: MANDEPAADRTESQPRSETWKTAFTVLQSVKPPSVPEGAEAMTVLVQYPPGDPGAPPHRHAGPAFGYMLEGEMLFELEGEPERVIKAGETFWEPGGDVIHYQDGNNRTDSWSRFVVTMMCAPGQPMLTLVDDEELARRQHLRAPRPGT